The DNA sequence CGAAGACGAAGCGGTGCGCGTCGCGAACGACACGCCGTACGGGCTGGGCGGCGCGGTATGGGCGGGCAGCGACGAGCGGGCGCTGCGCGTCGCGCGCCGGCTCCGCACCGGGCAGGTCGACATCAACGGCGGCAGCTGGAACAACGCCGCGCCGTTCGGCGGCTACAAGCAGTCGGGCTACGGCCGCGAGAACGGCGTGTACGGGCTCGAGGAGTACCTGGAATACAAGTCGATGCAGCTCAGGCCGGCGAATCCGTCCTGACGCGTTTCACGCCGCATCGCTCGCCACGGCACGCTCGCGTGCCGTTTTTTTGTTGACGGCCATCAAGATGCACACCGGTGGATCGTCGATCATCGCTGTTCCGATGTTTCGACGAGGCTCCAGATGACCGTACCCACTCCCTTCCCGCCGCTCACGATTCGCGGGCGCACGCTACTGCCGGTGGTGCAGGGCGGCATGGGCGTAGGCGTGTCCGCGCACCGCCTTGCGGGCACCGTCGCGCGCGAGGGCGCGCTCGGCACGATCGCGAGCATCGACCTGCGTCATCACCACGCGGATCTGCTCGCGCGCTGTCGCGCGCATCCCGACCGGGCGACGCTCGAGGCCGCGAACCTCGAGGCGCTCGCGCGCGAGGTTCGCCTCGCGAAGACTTACAGCGAAGGGCGCGGGATGATCGCCGTCAACGTGATGAAGGCGGTGAGCGCCCATGCGGACTACGTGCGCGTCGCGTGCGACGCGGGCGCGGACGCGATCGTGATGGGCGCGGGCCTGCCGCTCGATCTGCCCGATCTCACCCAGGGCCACGACATCGCGCTGATTCCGATTCTGTCGGACAGCCGCGGAATCGCGCTGGTGCTGAAGAAATGGATGAAGAAGGGCCGGCTGCCCGACGCGATCGTGATCGAGCATCCGGCCTATGCGGGCGGCCACCTCGGCGTCACGCAGATCGACGACATGCACGACGCCCGATTCGATTTTGCGCGCGTGCTCGACGAGACGGCGCAGGTGATGGCCACGCTAGGACTCGAGCGCGACACGATCCCGCTGATCGTCGCGGGCGGGATCGGCAGCCACGACGCGGTGCGCGCGGCGCTCGCGGCCGGCGCGAACGGCGTGCAGATCGGCACGCCGTTCGCGGTGACGGAAGAAGGCGATGCGCATCCGAACTTCAAGCGCGTGCTGGCCGATGCGGTGCCCGACGACATCGTCGAATTCGTCAGCGTGACCGGTCTGCCGGCGCGCGCGGTCCGAACCCCATGGCTCGATCGATACCTGCGTAATGAGGCGCGCATCCGCAGCAAGCTCGGCGCGTTCAAGCAACGCTGCCCGACCGCGCTCGAATGCCTGAGCGTATGCGGGCTGCGCGACGGCATCGAGAAGTTCGGGCACTTCTGCATCGACACGCGGCTCGCGGCCGCATTGCGCGGCGACGTTGCGAACGGGCTGTTCTTCCGCGGGCGCGAAGCGCTGCCGTTCGGCACGGCGATCCGCAGTGTGCGCGATCTGCTCGAGCTGTTGCTGACGGGCCGTGTCGCAGAGCCTGCGGCAAACCGCCCCATGTTTACGCTCGCTTGATCGATATCAAGATGAAAAAAAGACCCTATTGGGAGAATGGTATCCATTCTTTGGGGGTCCGTACCATGCATAAAGCGATTCAAACATTTGTCACCACCACCGCCGTCGCGGCCAGCCTTATCGCGATGCCTTCGCTGTCCCACGCGGCTTCCGCGGGCGACGGTATCAATCAGGGTGACGTCCTGGTGCGGTTGCGCGCGATCAGCATTCAGCCGAACGAGCGCGGCAGCGACACGCTGGGCGCGATCAACACCGGCGTGAACAACGCGATCGTGCCTGAACTCGACTTCACGTACATGATCCGCGACTACCTGGGGGTCGAGCTGATCCTCGGCACGTCGCGCCATCAGGTCACGTCGAGCCTCGGCAATCTCGGCGGCGTGGGCGTGCTGCCGCCGACGCTGCTGCTGCAATACCACTTCAATCACGCCGGCAAGGTGCGTCCGTATGTCGGTGCGGGTCTGAACTACACGTACTTCTACAACAACGGCCTGAATGTCGGCGGTCAGGGCGTGTCGATCAACAAGAGCAGCTTCGGTCCGGCGCTGCAGTTCGGCGTCGACGTGCAACTCACCAAGAAGGTGTTCATGAACGTCGACTTGAAGAAGATCTGGATGAGCACCGACGCGACGCTCGGCGACAAGGGCATCGGCACGCTGCACATCGATCCGCTGATCGTCGGTATCGGCGTCGGGATGAAGTTCTAAGCGAGCAGGGCAACAAACAGAGTTGGGGTTGGCGGCATGGCAGTCGGCATGCCGCTCTTTTTTTATGCAGCGCCGTTGCGGGCAGAGCCGGGGGCACGCAGCGCGCGGCGGCAAGCGTGACGCGTGCATCGCGCGGCCGAAAGACGCTGGCACCGCGACGAACCGGCAGCGGCGTTGCCGTTCACGGGCCGCGCGAGCGGTACGTATCGACGCGCGTCGTCTTACAGCTTGTCGTACTGGAAGCGCATCGCGGTGCCGTCGCGCGTGATGCGTTCCCACACGGCGCGCTTTTCTTCGTCGCTGAGGAACACCCAGTTCGACACCTCGGCGGCCGTACGGCCGCACCCCTTGCACACTTCGTCGAACAGGGTCGAGCACACGCCGATGCAGGGGCTGTCGGGCAGGTCGTGGAGATTGGAGGCCATCTGAAGGGTTCGCGCGGTGGAGTCGACGGGGCGTCATTTTAATGCATCGGCATGGCTCGACCCGGGCGAGCCGCCATCCGGGCGCACGGCGCGTCGCCCGACCGCGCGTGCGGCTGACCGGGCGCCGATCCACATCGGCCGTCCAGCACGGCACGGCATGCGGCGACGTCACCCACTGAGCGCCTACGCGCTCGCGACCCGATCGCAACCTTGGCGTGCCCTGCGCGCCCGCAAGCACGACTCGCACGCCGATTCACCGCCGCCTTGTTTTCCCCATGGACAGACGCCGATTACCCGATAGAATTCCCCGGGATGCGTTGCTGCGCGCGCCGCCTGAGCGGCCGGTGGCGGCAATGTGTTCCGTTTGCGCGACACGGGCATGATTTTTTTGTGACCGGGCGCGAATGATGATAGCGTTCGGGGTTTTCGGGGGGCGGCGCGCCCAACTGCGCCGCCATGATGAGGCAGACGGCAGCCGGACAAACGGTCCGGTCGGAGGGAGAGCGGGATGAAAGCAAAAGTAGTGGGCCGGTTCGCAGCGCTCGCGCTGTGCGTGGGTGCATCGGCGGCGGCGGCGAAGGATACGCAGCTCAATGTCTATAACTGGTCGGACTACATTGCGAAGGACACGATCCCGAACTTCGAGAAGCAGACGGGCGTCAAGGTCCGCTACGACAACTACGACAGCGACGACACGCTGCAGGCGAAGCTGCTCACCGGCAGCTCGGGCTACGACATCGTCGTGCCGACCAGCAACTACGCGGGCAAGCAGATCGCGGCCGGCATCTTCGCGCCGCTCGACAAGTCGAAGCTCCCCAACCTCAAGTACCTCGATCCGCAGCTGATGGCGCTGGTCGCCGGCGCCGATCCGGGCAACAAGTATTCGGTGCCGTGGGCATACGGCACGACCGGTCTCGCGTACAACCTGACGAAGGCGCAGCAGGCGCTCGGCAAGGTGCCGCTCGACAACTGGGACATTCTGTTCAAGCCGGAAAACATCTCGAAGCTGAAGACCTGCGGCGTGTCGGTGCTCGACGCGCCGGACCAGATGTTCGCGGCGGCGCTGCACTACATCGGCAAGGATCCGATGAGCACGAACCCGGCCGACTACAAGGCCGCGATGGACGTGCTGAAGAAGATCCGTCCGTACATCACGCAGTTCAACTCGTCGGGCTACATCAACGACCTGGTCGGCGGCGACATCTGCTTCGCGTTCGGCTGGTCGGGCGACGTCGTGATCGCGAAGCATCGCGCGGTCGAAGCGAAGAAGCCGTACAAGGTCGAGTACTACATCCCGAAGGGCGGCGCGCCCGTGTGGTTCGACGTGATGGCAATCCCGAAGGACGCGAAGAACAAGGACGCCGCGCTGCAATGGATCAACTACATCGAGGATCCGAAGGTGCACGCGGCGATCACCAACGCCGTGTACTACCCGAGCGCGAACGCCGAAGCGCGCAAGTACGTGCGCCCGGACGTCGCGAACGACCCGGCCGTCTATCCGCCGGCCGACGTCGTGAAGACGCTGTTCCTGCTCAAGCCGCTGCCGCCTGAAATCCAGCGTCTGCAGACCCGTCTGTGGACCGAGCTGAAATCGGGCCGCTGACGCGCGCCGCGGTGAGCCAGCAGTCATGAAGCCCCTGGTGTCCCCGGGGGCTTTGTTCGTCAAACGCAGGAGAGAAGCAGCACATCATGAATAGCCAGTCGGGCGCGCCGGTCGCGGGTGCGCCGTCCTTCGTTCCTTCTTCCGGCGCCGCGTCGCGCGCGGAGAACTTTGTCCAGATCGTCGACGTCGTCAAGAAGTTCGGCGAAACCGAAGTGGTCCGCAATGTGAACCTCACGGTGCGCCAGGGCGAGCTGTTCGCGCTGCTGGGCAGCTCGGGTTCCGGCAAGTCGACGCTGCTGCGGATGCTCGCCGGCCTCGAGACGGTCACGTCGGGCAAGATCCTGATCGACGGCGAAGACCTCGCGCAAATGCCGCCGTACAAGCGGCCCGTGAACATGATGTTCCAGTCGTATGCGCTGTTCCCGCACATGTCGGTCGAGGCGAACGTCGCGTACGGCCTGAAGCAGGAAGGCACGCCGAAGGCCGAGCTGAAGGAGCGTGTGGCCGCCGCGCTCGAGCTCGTGCAGATGAGCAAGTACGCGAAGCGCAAGCCGCATCAGTTGTCGGGCGGCCAGCAGCAGCGCGTCGCGCTCGCACGCTCGCTGGTCAAGCGTCCGAAGGTGCTGCTGCTCGACGAGCCGATGTCGGCGCTCGACAAGCAGATCCGCCAGCGTACGCAGATCGAGCTCGTCAACATCCTGCAGAAGGTCGGCGTCACCTGCATCATGGTCACGCACGACCAGGAAGAGGCGATGACGATGGCCAACCGGCTCGCGGTGATGAGCGAAGGGCAGATCGTGCAGATCGGCTCGCCGAGCGAGGTCTACGAATATCCGAACAGCCGCTTCTCGGCCGAGTTCATCGGCTCGACGAACCTGTTCGAGGGCATCACCGTCGAGGACGAACCCGACTACGTGTACATCGAATCGCCCGAGCTGCCGAGCCGGCTGTACGTGAGCCACGGCATCACCGGCCCGCTCGGGATGCCGGTCACGGTGTCGGTGCGCCCCGAGCGCATCGCGCTGACCCGCAAGCCGCCCGAAGGCGCGTTCAACTGGGCGCACGGCCGGATCGCCAACGTCGCGTACATGGGCGGCTATTCGCTGTATCACGTGAAGCTCGACGCGGGCAAGACGGTGATCGCGAACGTGTCGAGCCTCGCGATCAGCGAGCTCGAAACGCCCGCGCTCGGCGACGAGATCTACGTGCGCTGGAGCGCGACCGCCGGCGTGGTGCTGACGTCATGAACGCGCTCAAGTCGATGTTCTCGTGGCCCGTGCGGCGCTTCAACCTGACGGGCGCCACGGCGGTCGTCGCGGGGCCGTACACGTGGCTCGTGCTGTTCTTCCTCGTGCCGTTCGTGCTGGTCGTGAAGATCAGCTTCGCGGAGCTGCAGCTCGGCATCCCGCCGTACACGGAGCTCGCGTCGTATACGGACGGCGTGTTGCACATCGCGCTGAACCTGTCGCACTACGCGTTCCTGCTCACCGACAGCCTGTACTTCGCGACCTACGTGAACTCGGTCGTGGTGGCCGCGATCACGACGCTGCTGTGCCTGCTGATCGGCTATCCGATGGCGTACTACATCGCCCGCTCGAACCCGGCCACGCGCAACCTGCTGATGATGGGCGTGATGCTGCCGTTCTGGACGTCGTTCCTGATCCGCGTGTACGCGTGGATCGGGATCCTCAAGAACAACGGCTTGCTGAACAACTTCCTGATGTGGATCGGCCTGACGCACACGCCGATCGAGCTGTACCGCACCAACTACGCGGTCTATATCGGGATGGTGTATTCGTATCTGCCGTTCCTCGTGATGCCGCTGTACGCGCACCTCGTGAAGATGGACCTGCGCCTGCTCGAGGCGGCGTACGACCTCGGCGCGCGGCCGTGGAAGGCGTTCGTGCAGATCACGCTGCCGCTGTCGAAGAACGGGATCATCGCGGGCTGCCTGCTGGTGTTCATCCCGGCGGTCGGCGAGTACGTGATTCCGGAGCTGCTCGGCGGCGCGAACACGCTGATGATCGGCCGCGTGATGTGGAATGAGTTCTTCAACAACGCAGACTGGCCGATGGCGTCGGCCGTGACCTGCGCGATGGTGCTGCTGCTGCTCGTGCCGATGGCGATGTTCCAGCACTTCCAGGCGAAGGAGCAGGAGGGCCGCCGTCGATGAAGCCGAATCGTTTCCTGCAGTTCGCGGCGCTGTTCGCCGGCTTCGCGTTCCTCTACATCCCGATCGTCAGCCTGATCGTCTACTCGTTCAACGAGTCGAAGCTCGTCACCGTGTGGTCGGGCTTCTCGTTGCGCTGGTACGTGGCGCTCGTGCAGGACGACGAGCTGCTCGCGGCCGCGTGGCTGTCGCTGAAGATCGGCGTGCTGACCGCGTTCGCGTCGGTGTTCATCGGCACCTGGGCCGGCTTCGTGCTCGCGCGGATGGGGCGCTTCCGCGGCTTCGCGCTGTTCAGCGGGATGATCAACGCGCCGCTCGTGATCCCCGAGGTGATTCAGGGCATCTCGCTGCTGCTGCTGTTCATCGAGCTCGCGAAGTGGATCGGCTGGCCGGCCGAGCGCGGCGTGTTCACGATCTGGCTCGGCCACGTGATGCTGTGCATCTCGTACGTCGCGATCATCGTGCAGTCGCGCGTGCGCGAGCTGAACCCGTCGCTCGAGGAAGCCGCGCTCGATCTCGGCGCGACGCCGCTGAAAGTGTTCTTCACGATCACGCTGCCGCTGATTTCGCAGGCGCTGGTGGCCGGCTGGCTGCTGTCGTTCACGCTGTCGATCGACGACCTCGTGCTGTCGGCGTTCCTGTCGGGTCCCGGCTCGACGACGCTGCCGCTCGTCGTGTTCTCGCGCGTGCGCCTCGGCCTGAATCCGGAGATGAACGCGCTCGCGACGCTGTTCATCGTCGCGGTGACGGCCGGCGTCGTGATCGCGAACGTCGTGATGCTGCGCCAGCAACGCAAGCGGATGGCGGGCTTCGCGGCCTGAGCGCCGCTTGACGCGCCGGTTGCCGCGCAACCGGCAACAACAAAACGCCCGGCGCCGACGATGAGTCGGGCCGGGCGTTTTTGTCGCCAGCGCAGGCTGCGCGCGGCTTATGCGCTGAACGCGGCCTTCGCGAGCAGGCCGAGCGCCACGCACACGAGCACGATCGCGAAGCCGGCCTGCACGTGGCGCGCGGACAGGTGCCGCGAGGCTGCGCGCCCGACTACCATGCCGAGCGCCGTCGCGACGGTGAACCACAGCATCATGTCGACCGGCGCGCGCGTGCCCGCCACGAAGGTCGCGAGCACGCCGCCGGTGCCGACCAGCGCGATCACCATCAGCGACGTCGCGACCACGCCGTGCATCGACACGTTCGTGAACTTGCGCAGCATCGGCACGATCACGAAGCCGCCGCCGACGCCGAGCAGCCCCGTCATCAGTCCCGTCACCGCGCCGGTGGACGCGAGCGCGAACCCGACCGGCCACGACCACACGAGGCGGCCGGTGTCGGGATTCACGCGGCCGACGCACAGGCGCGACTCGTCGTGCTCGCCGGCGCCTTGGCGCAGTGCCTGCCGCAGCAGACGGGCCGCGACGATCAGCATCGTCAGCGCGAACAGCGCGAGCAGCACGCGTTGCGGCAGCACGTGCGCGAGCCGCACGCCGAGCGTGGTGAGCGGCACGCCCGCGAGCGCCATCAACAGCGCCGCGCGGTAGCGCACGAGCCCGCGGCGAAACCCTTCGAGCGCGCCGAGCGCGGCGCTGCCGGCCACCGCGACGAGCGCGACCGGCGTGGCCTGCTGCATCGGCCAGCCCATTCCGACGACGAGCGCCGGGACCG is a window from the Burkholderia vietnamiensis LMG 10929 genome containing:
- a CDS encoding NAD(P)H-dependent flavin oxidoreductase produces the protein MTVPTPFPPLTIRGRTLLPVVQGGMGVGVSAHRLAGTVAREGALGTIASIDLRHHHADLLARCRAHPDRATLEAANLEALAREVRLAKTYSEGRGMIAVNVMKAVSAHADYVRVACDAGADAIVMGAGLPLDLPDLTQGHDIALIPILSDSRGIALVLKKWMKKGRLPDAIVIEHPAYAGGHLGVTQIDDMHDARFDFARVLDETAQVMATLGLERDTIPLIVAGGIGSHDAVRAALAAGANGVQIGTPFAVTEEGDAHPNFKRVLADAVPDDIVEFVSVTGLPARAVRTPWLDRYLRNEARIRSKLGAFKQRCPTALECLSVCGLRDGIEKFGHFCIDTRLAAALRGDVANGLFFRGREALPFGTAIRSVRDLLELLLTGRVAEPAANRPMFTLA
- a CDS encoding OmpW/AlkL family protein; amino-acid sequence: MHKAIQTFVTTTAVAASLIAMPSLSHAASAGDGINQGDVLVRLRAISIQPNERGSDTLGAINTGVNNAIVPELDFTYMIRDYLGVELILGTSRHQVTSSLGNLGGVGVLPPTLLLQYHFNHAGKVRPYVGAGLNYTYFYNNGLNVGGQGVSINKSSFGPALQFGVDVQLTKKVFMNVDLKKIWMSTDATLGDKGIGTLHIDPLIVGIGVGMKF
- a CDS encoding DUF1289 domain-containing protein; the encoded protein is MASNLHDLPDSPCIGVCSTLFDEVCKGCGRTAAEVSNWVFLSDEEKRAVWERITRDGTAMRFQYDKL
- a CDS encoding polyamine ABC transporter substrate-binding protein; translated protein: MKAKVVGRFAALALCVGASAAAAKDTQLNVYNWSDYIAKDTIPNFEKQTGVKVRYDNYDSDDTLQAKLLTGSSGYDIVVPTSNYAGKQIAAGIFAPLDKSKLPNLKYLDPQLMALVAGADPGNKYSVPWAYGTTGLAYNLTKAQQALGKVPLDNWDILFKPENISKLKTCGVSVLDAPDQMFAAALHYIGKDPMSTNPADYKAAMDVLKKIRPYITQFNSSGYINDLVGGDICFAFGWSGDVVIAKHRAVEAKKPYKVEYYIPKGGAPVWFDVMAIPKDAKNKDAALQWINYIEDPKVHAAITNAVYYPSANAEARKYVRPDVANDPAVYPPADVVKTLFLLKPLPPEIQRLQTRLWTELKSGR
- a CDS encoding ABC transporter ATP-binding protein codes for the protein MNSQSGAPVAGAPSFVPSSGAASRAENFVQIVDVVKKFGETEVVRNVNLTVRQGELFALLGSSGSGKSTLLRMLAGLETVTSGKILIDGEDLAQMPPYKRPVNMMFQSYALFPHMSVEANVAYGLKQEGTPKAELKERVAAALELVQMSKYAKRKPHQLSGGQQQRVALARSLVKRPKVLLLDEPMSALDKQIRQRTQIELVNILQKVGVTCIMVTHDQEEAMTMANRLAVMSEGQIVQIGSPSEVYEYPNSRFSAEFIGSTNLFEGITVEDEPDYVYIESPELPSRLYVSHGITGPLGMPVTVSVRPERIALTRKPPEGAFNWAHGRIANVAYMGGYSLYHVKLDAGKTVIANVSSLAISELETPALGDEIYVRWSATAGVVLTS
- a CDS encoding ABC transporter permease subunit, yielding MNALKSMFSWPVRRFNLTGATAVVAGPYTWLVLFFLVPFVLVVKISFAELQLGIPPYTELASYTDGVLHIALNLSHYAFLLTDSLYFATYVNSVVVAAITTLLCLLIGYPMAYYIARSNPATRNLLMMGVMLPFWTSFLIRVYAWIGILKNNGLLNNFLMWIGLTHTPIELYRTNYAVYIGMVYSYLPFLVMPLYAHLVKMDLRLLEAAYDLGARPWKAFVQITLPLSKNGIIAGCLLVFIPAVGEYVIPELLGGANTLMIGRVMWNEFFNNADWPMASAVTCAMVLLLLVPMAMFQHFQAKEQEGRRR
- a CDS encoding ABC transporter permease subunit, whose translation is MKPNRFLQFAALFAGFAFLYIPIVSLIVYSFNESKLVTVWSGFSLRWYVALVQDDELLAAAWLSLKIGVLTAFASVFIGTWAGFVLARMGRFRGFALFSGMINAPLVIPEVIQGISLLLLFIELAKWIGWPAERGVFTIWLGHVMLCISYVAIIVQSRVRELNPSLEEAALDLGATPLKVFFTITLPLISQALVAGWLLSFTLSIDDLVLSAFLSGPGSTTLPLVVFSRVRLGLNPEMNALATLFIVAVTAGVVIANVVMLRQQRKRMAGFAA
- a CDS encoding sulfite exporter TauE/SafE family protein; this encodes MLISLVLGGFVGAVLGLTGAGGGILAVPALVVGMGWPMQQATPVALVAVAGSAALGALEGFRRGLVRYRAALLMALAGVPLTTLGVRLAHVLPQRVLLALFALTMLIVAARLLRQALRQGAGEHDESRLCVGRVNPDTGRLVWSWPVGFALASTGAVTGLMTGLLGVGGGFVIVPMLRKFTNVSMHGVVATSLMVIALVGTGGVLATFVAGTRAPVDMMLWFTVATALGMVVGRAASRHLSARHVQAGFAIVLVCVALGLLAKAAFSA